Genomic DNA from Turicibacter faecis:
CTTCTGTTCTCCAAGTTTATTTAAAATGAGTTTCACCTTTTGCCCTTCATGGAAGTCCCCTGTAAAAATAAGACGATCAGGTTCTTTAGATAGTTTAATTGCATAAGTGTCATCGGTTAGAGCATTAGCCTGATTGAGATGTTTTACTTTAATAGGAAGGGTTGGTGTTTCTCCTAAAGTTCCGCGTATTTCTCCAGGTGTAAGGGAGTAGCTAAGATGGGGTGGATAAAGACTCATTTTTGATGCTCTATAAAAGTGGGCCGGTAAAGTGAGTTCGAAAATGGTTTCTCCATTTTTAACTTCTACGGTTTGACTTGAAAGTGTCGGGTGATCATAGAAGAAGGCCGGTTGGTTCGTCGCCACCCCGTTAACTGAACCAATTCCTCCTGAATGAACGAGGTAATGATCGGTTTCTAACTCGTCGATTTCAGAGATATAAGGGGAGTAAAATTCACTTCCACGCTCTTTTCCAAATTGAAAGGTTTGTTCAATCGTCATGTCCTGAGGATTGAGATGGTAGACAACGCCCCGTGAGTAATTGTTCGGAGCAGGGAGATAGGTGAACGGATCTTTTGAACGGTTATTTCCGTTATCAAATAGGGCTAAATCTCCATTGGCTAGAATTTTAGCGGAGTGTTGCGACCACTGCCATTCAAAATCATCACCGATAGGGGTAAAGAAGTAAGATTGCATGTCATCTGGCCAACCCGTAGGATCACCAACAATCCACTTTAGCTCCCCTGTGTCGTAATCCAAATAGACCACTGCATCTTGGTGACGTCCCGATAAAACGATGGCACGGTTGGCTTCATCATAGGCTACCGAATTATTATGGAACCAATCTTCTTTCGTCCAGTTTTCGCTTTTAGCGGCTTCCATCGGTAAGATTTTTGTTAAATCCCATGTTTTAATGATTTCTCCCGTTTGACGATCAACTTCGACAATTGCATCTTCAACGGTTAATGCATGCGGTGTATTGGTAGCAACTAAAAAGTTTCCGTTGGGTAATTCAATGGCGTCATGATGGTAGCCTCCGGGTAATTGATAGTCAACATAAATTTTTCCGATCAAATCCATTTCAACAAGTCCCGTCATATAGTAAGGAGGAGCGCTTGTTCGATCGGCACTTAATAGGAGATGCCCATTATTAAGACGAGATACCTCCCAAATATTTTTAGTTGTTAAGAACCAACGAACATCCCCGTTTATGTCGTAGGCAGCCGTATAGCCAGTAGAAGCAGGGGTCAGAAAATAAAGGTCATTCCCTAATTGTTGACGATCGGCAGACGTATGGGTTGGTAGGGGGAAATCAGCAGGAAGGGGATCAGTTTGAAGTTCAATGGTTTGTGTTTTTTCCTCGCCGAGCGTTAAGGTAACTTGATTTAACGTATCTGCATATAGCCCATAAACTGGAATTAAATGGGAGGTTGTTGCATCAAAGGTATGGGTGAACGTTGTTTGTTCATCCTTCCCTTTAACGGTCAAGGTCACCGGTTGGGCTTCGTCGGTATGAAAGGCAATTAAGGCAGAAAGCGGTGCATTGCCGTAGGGATTTAAGCTAACATAAGGGGATTCAAATGTATAGGTCGTGTTTTTTAATGTCTCACTAAGCGTTTGGTCAATCTGGTGTTGATGAGACATAGTATGATCGATTTCCTCAACCGAAGGTGATTTTTGGTTGAAGAATAGTA
This window encodes:
- a CDS encoding aryl-sulfate sulfotransferase; protein product: MKRETKLYLLGGIALLIGVCLLFFNQKSPSVEEIDHTMSHQHQIDQTLSETLKNTTYTFESPYVSLNPYGNAPLSALIAFHTDEAQPVTLTVKGKDEQTTFTHTFDATTSHLIPVYGLYADTLNQVTLTLGEEKTQTIELQTDPLPADFPLPTHTSADRQQLGNDLYFLTPASTGYTAAYDINGDVRWFLTTKNIWEVSRLNNGHLLLSADRTSAPPYYMTGLVEMDLIGKIYVDYQLPGGYHHDAIELPNGNFLVATNTPHALTVEDAIVEVDRQTGEIIKTWDLTKILPMEAAKSENWTKEDWFHNNSVAYDEANRAIVLSGRHQDAVVYLDYDTGELKWIVGDPTGWPDDMQSYFFTPIGDDFEWQWSQHSAKILANGDLALFDNGNNRSKDPFTYLPAPNNYSRGVVYHLNPQDMTIEQTFQFGKERGSEFYSPYISEIDELETDHYLVHSGGIGSVNGVATNQPAFFYDHPTLSSQTVEVKNGETIFELTLPAHFYRASKMSLYPPHLSYSLTPGEIRGTLGETPTLPIKVKHLNQANALTDDTYAIKLSKEPDRLIFTGDFHEGQKVKLILNKLGEQKVYDIRVSSKAYSAMCVDLFDKEQIKDNDRLSVTKYINAAGLSGTYELYLEIDGTLYTLHQSVTF